Within the Gossypium raimondii isolate GPD5lz chromosome 12, ASM2569854v1, whole genome shotgun sequence genome, the region caatgcataacttataaatttaacgtggcataatctagccactacttggccaaagcctaagcatgtacaccaaatatgttagccaaatacacatatagcataagcattataagcattgatgagcacaacatttatttatgtatcacgcttaccaacatgtgttaattcataaaccattcatgacatcatttcatgccaaattatataccgaatataccatacacacatactatgaaactttattttcacacatgagcttaagccatgaccaataatgcacaaatataagcatcgcttctatttcatcgtttatcaattataatcaagcatatgaccaattatacacaattcattcatatatttcctactttcctcctcttcctctccattccacatccttaatgtgtataacacacttaaacaacattaactataatttcactattcactcacatgtatattcaaagttgtttatccgagttagagtcactaaattatttttatccggagctacagagctccaaattaagatccgttagtTTTCCTCGAAACTAAACTCAAATatattcttatcataaaattttcaaaatttttagttcggccaaatagtacagtttattctttaaagtttcccctatttcgcTGTCTGgtagttccgaccactcttcactaaaaatgaattatctaattgtacagaatttggatgacatttctgtttgtttcttttgaaaataaactcattaaggattctaaacatataaattataactcataattatttttcttcaaatttttatgattttccaaagtcagaacaggagaacccgaaatcattctgacattgtctcacaaaatttattatatctcataatttacaattccattacttacaccgtttcttctatgagaaactaaactcaataagttttaatttaatattttattcaccctctaattcagttcccacaatttttggtgatttttcaaagttaaaccactgctgctgtctaaaactattttagtgcaaaatgttgatttccattttgcctcaaatttcacagttcatacaattcagtccttgctcaattaacccctcaattaagctaatttttctcaattagtactttacctagacattataagttatttcacaactattgaaatttagaatttccacatataaccctaacttcaattctttcaataaaatcagcatatgaacaatttaaagctctaattccatgctaaatcatcatatacttccagcatgtattcatagcaactttcaacttctttcatagaatcaaaaactaatgaatacaAAAAGTGGgtctagttgtaaaagtcacaaaaacacaaaaatttcaagaaataatcaagaattgaacttactgcagtaaaaatatgaagatccaacttaaggaaacccttctatgatattttagctgatgagaatgcagaaaaataaagagaaatctagataattccacttcaATCCTAGCTTTcttaagtaaattttgtaatattccaattttgcccttaattctccttattttcttgctgattttgtacctttgccgtccagcccaaatagaccttgggtctatttgccttttaaaccctcttccttttatcatttaagctatttaatcatttcccataattttgcatttattacaatttagtcctttttattcaattaattatcggaactttaaaatttcttaacgaaactttaatactaactttttaacactccataaatatttataaaaatatttatggctcggtttaaaatctccaaggtctcgatacctcgttttttattctaattattttaatatttatttctagtgcactattcactatttcaaaaattttcctcacttcacatttaacttatactcactaaattaataatattttctactcatttgtcaaatttagtgatctcgaatcaccgttctgacacctctgaaaatttaggccattacatttttcctcgtcggatttgtggtccaaagacactattccgattagactcaaaatcgggctgttacatgcAGTTACTCCAATGTGTCAACTTATGTGCGAAAGTGATAGTTACAAATTGTATTAGTTTGACTGGTAGTCTTCAGCAAGTGGCGATGTGGCGTCGATCACTTATTGGCCATGGTATGATGCTAGTTCAATGGCGTGTTCCTCCACAAGGATGGATGATAGTTAATGTGGATTGTACGGTGCATGTTGTGCATGGCTAGTCGATGGTTGGAGGTGTAGTGAGAGAAAAGCAAGGGCGATAGCTCGTGGCATTTAAAAAAAGTGTAGGTATAGGTGATGTCTTGGTTGCGAAAATTTGGGCAATTTATATCGGTTTAGAATTGGCCTGGAATAAAGGGTATAGGAGGGTGTTATTGGAAAGTGATTGTTAGGAGGCCGTCTAGGTAGTGAATGACAAGAGCTTGCATGCTAGCTCTGATGTAATAGTAAGATTCATTTGGTGGCTGTTAGACCATGATTGGCAATCACAAGTGATACATGTTGTACGTGAAACGAATTTTGTAATGGACTCACTGGCGAAAGGGTGCAAAAGAGATAACACAAACACTCGTTTGAACAAGATATGGTTGAAGTGCAACAAGTGTGAATAGGTTGATGATTTCTTTCATTGTGTAATTGCACTTTCtcattagaaaaaattaaagttttagggtaaattattaataagtttatattttggtcactcaactttaaaaagtttgaagctggtcactaaattattgaaagttttcatttaagttattaaactattcaaaagtttctATTTGAGTCATtaggttgttaagtttttttttttttaaattcggtTAGTGAGTTCCAAGTGATGATTTGATAATTGGTACGGTGGATTAGTATTCATCAAGGAGTGGAAGAACATACCATAGATCTAAGTCAATTTGAAGGTTAGTGTCAAATATCGGAGAAAAAtactatttgaattttgtttcacaaatttgtgacattcaaaattattttatgaaaaaactaaattgtagaagagaaggggaaTGAGTGCTTTTGACTAGTGTAGATGTTGCAAATAGAGAACGTCGtacaacaatgattttaataGTATTGTCACTTAAAtgaaacttttgaataattcaatgatcattttgtaactttttaaaattaaatgaccaaaatgtaaacttattaacaatttaataatgtGAGTTTACCAAAAGTTTTAGGATGTTTTGGCTTCAAgacctatttatagattttatataagAAGACCCTCGcaacaatattatttatttttaaaataaaaggttttttaATATTGTTCTTTATTTCCATcgtgttattttattataaatttaactaaaaatagaaaactaaaatccaacaaaagaaaagaaaagaaaaaaatcccaGAAACAGAGAATAAATGAACTTAAAACAAatggataattaattaattgtatgtTTCCTACATGCAAAATATGCAAAAACTTTAACCTAATAAAACTACAAAATTACAAAGGATGAGTGTTACACTAAAACACTATAAAAATCTAAGCTAGATGCATGCAAAGTCAtgataatcataataatattacCAATCTACAATTACATGTAATTTGTTAAACAGAAATtctaaaaaagaagaagagtaaAATGCATATATTCCCAGATTCCCATTCCCAGAAAAGGATGaatctgtaaatattttaaaacactGAAAATGGAAACTCTCtctatgtgtatatatatatgatccaTGGAGTAATAAAAACCCTAGCAATGGCCGAATGTTTGCTGGATTTGTTGAGCCAATTCTTCAGCACTCAGTTGGCATTCAATTCCAATCtgttcattaaaaaaaacacaaaaaaatataatgttatattaacATAAAGAtacaaacataacatttcatcaCGGTGAGATATCCagtaaattttgtgtttttttttttacagcgAAGTACCGTTTTGAAGTACATCAATgtcagtttttctttttcatgttacGACAAAACCAGTTAGCTTTGGtccataatattaatattaagaGTTACCACAGGACCAGTTTCATGTCGGATTCCTTTTTATCAATGATGAAacgaatcatttaaaatcaaagatgatgtagtaaagaacaaaaataaacgTTGCTaactttaagaaaaaaaaaaaaaagaacatcaTTGCACAAAATGATTACCTTTTGCTGTCTTTTTTTGGTtctttgtaattaaattataaaaacatataattaagaaaaaataataatgtttttgatttttttttttttgttacctTGATCGTGAAAGAGTTAAGCATGGTTTCATCAACGGTTTTAATGTCGACATTAAGGATTTCCAGTGAGAGTTCTTCAAGAGCTGAGATTATTTTGAGAGCTTGACCGGGAATCCGAGGAGATACTGTCTTTAAAACAAGGTTGGGACCTGAAAACTTCACTTCCACGTCGGCGACGTGTGATTTTGAGTTAGCGACGAGTTCGTTGTTGTTGTCAACGGAGGAAGTTGAAGAAGTGGGAGAGGGTTCAAGTGAAGTACTAGCCGCCATTGTTGGTGAGAGGTAACCCTTTTGCAACCGTGGTTTGTACGGACTACCGGGTTGTGGTGTTCTCGGACTTATTGGCAAGTTCAAACGGGGACTCAACGGTGGCTTCCGAGGACTGAGTGGTGACGGTCTTGGACTTAAAACCACCCTTGGACTCAACACTTCACTGTAaactttcctttgttttttagCTTCGAGTGCTTGTAAAACTTGCTGTAACTCGTTGATATAATCCACTACACCACCAATGATGGATGCTTGATCACCCTATAAGCATTAAAATTCAcgaaaaaatctcaaatttaagatCAAAAACAAGAAACTAAATAAGATTTAAGTGACGGCCAACGGGTTTAGCTTACTCTTTTGACATAAAAACACGGCATCAACGATCTCAGCACCGATAAATGTTCGTTCATTTGCTTCCTCCGGTTCCGTTCGACGGTAATATGAGACATCCTTTGAGGCCCATCAGTATTCATTGTTTCTTCTAAAGAACCCAGTTTTTGTCTCTTGGTTTTCGGTGAAGTTTCCTCCGTTTCCGACTCCATTAATGGAGTTGATTTTTGTGCACTACCACCACCAACACCCACAGCCGCCGCCGTTGTAGCCGTCGTCATTTCTTCTAACGGAGTAAAAGGTACTGGGAAATCAATAAGACCAtctaaactttcaaaaatactaaataaatcATCTTCACCGACGAACTCAGGCTCATCGGAAAACTCACACAAATTATCATCCATTGCACtccaaaaacaaaaggaaaagaaaaccgTTATACCCTAAAAGCAGTGAAGAGGGGGGGGGGAATAAAGGGAAAAAGGGTTACTAGAAAAAGGAGGAAATACAATACAAAGGACAGTGGTATAGCTTTGAAACTATCACAATCAAAGTAAATCTTCTTTTTTAGGATGGGTatctaaaaatttcatttgaatatttgcCCTAGTTGGGTTGATGATGTTGCTGGTTCGATTTTTCACTAAAGAATGGtcgaaagtgaaaaaaaaaacagtgtagtgataaaaaaaaggttatggCAACTCGAAAATGGGAAAATAGGTAAGAGCTAACAGAAGGCAATAAATAAGGTAGATAAAATTCGATggttataaatagaaaattaaataggGGTGAATTAAATGATACACTCGACTTGGATCAATATGATGAATGATGATGGGGTTTATTgggatttatttatatatattatttttatgttggtCTTGGAGTGacatattaattagttttgatCGTACTATACggtttaaatatattaataatgctttaggttatttgatttttattcaaatgCTAAGGGCTCAGTTTGGCTGCTTAacgtaaatatattattaacatGCATGCATGTCaccttaattattttgtttccttttataacatgttgtgttttatatatatatataaaagaaaattagggTGAAAATCTTTTCAACTTTAGCTTGCAAATGCATATGAACCTGAGAATTGTGGAATTCAAATTCCatataattaaattcgaattttataataatgattagcaataaatatatataatttaaatgtttttttaaacgAACCCAAATAATTTAGGAAAATAAATGTCTCGTCGTAGCATGCCTACTTACCCTAAAAGTTGTCTTACATGCATATAGCTAGATGCATTTATTTCACGCGCTTTATATTTTGCTTATATACTTTTTCCCTATTTACTACTGTTATGCTTTATATTTTGCTTATATTAGTTTACGTATTTTTTGCCAtgcattcaatttttttgaaaaaaatataccaattataaaaaataaacgtaatctaattttattgtaattttattcgAATAACTCCTACTCTATTTGACGTACATGGTAGGTCTTAGTAAAATCATTTAATACATGTACATTAATCATTTATTCTAAAGATAATAAATACTAGAATACTCTTAAAATAAAACGAATAATTAAGGCAAAAAATGTGGAAACAGTGAGAGCAGTGAAATGACAAAGATACCCACAGTAATGGTTAGGTTCGGTTCTTCAATTCTTAAAAAATGCCGTCTGTCTGGTTGGTTACTGCTGTCTTTCTAATTTTCTGGTAATGACTTTTGCAATATCCCATTCAGCCGCCCACCATCTTATTATTACCATTCATTTAAAAATACTGCAACTGGTAATGCAATCATGCCATTGATGCCCTGTTTTAAATGTGAGTTCGATATAATCTAGTTATAAGGAGTTTAATGTTAGTTAAATAAAGCATTGGTTCAATTCGGGATAAGAAAAAGTATTGGGtgaattttatctaaattttaaatttaattacgaCCCAATATGATTATTGAATATCGAAAGATctcgaattaaaaaaaaatgatgttataaatgattatttaactaaaacGAAGAGAATGAAGGGAACTTGTCTATGGGAAGGCTGGAGTGATTTATTACAGCATTGAAAACACGACAAAGTGAACATAACTGTGAGTAAACTTTGAGAGTGACTGTGAGATGCATGGGGgatattcataatttcatatatacgTATGGAAATTTGGAAAGAGAGAAGAGAGGTAGTGGGCATGGGACAAAAGCCTGCAACTTGTGGTGTCTGTTTTAAATAAGAGTTTCCTTTCTGATGATATAAAGAAGGGGGCTAAAATAGGGGTTACAACTAGCTTTCGATGACCACACACGGCATCTCCGTGTCTTCATTTCTTACATCTTCTTGTTTAACTaaggttatttatttttaagaactTTATGAGTATTATTCATTTGAATGTGTAGGGGGCAGAGATCTTGTTGCAGGTGCACCCAAACAGCTCTTCATGGGCAGGGGTTAAGGTAGGGGAAATTTTTAATGACCCAATTGAATTACAAATTTTTGGGTCGAAATtctcattatattaatttataatttccatTTTCGGAATTCAAGGCCAGTGCTGCTAACTTTGGATTCACCCTTGTTCATCAGAGTGCACtctgttttagggttttaagatagaagaaaatgagtttccaaaaaggaaaaataactcaaatcaatgaaaaattagtgaattttcaaaaatggtcTCTACTTCtaaattccattttttattttttttttaaaatgaaaaattctactttaatttatttaaatttgatcctcagattttataaaattgtgtATTTAATCACTATCGTTTAATTGCTGACCTAGAAATAAGTATTTTAGCAATTTATATGCATCAAAAATCCACAATTCAATTCTATATGTTAAATAACTAGACTAGCTTTTGAATTTTCGTAGAATATGAAGATTAAACTgtaataaagttaatttcaacttttaagattttataaatcataaggatgaaattcataattaaacccACTTTGAAAGCGTAAAACAGTCTGCTGCTAAAGTTGAAGCAAAATAAGAATGtattaatgcaaaattttgacaaaaacagtgaggaaaatataattttatttcaaaagagaaaaaaaaaaaccatcatTTGGAGCGTTGATTTATAGTACATTGAAGCACcacttttatttctatttgtcGGTTTTTATCACAATTATATATGTCCATCACACATCAATTTCTCACATTTACCATCCTCAACAACCCACCctcttactctcttacttgatAAAAACCAATCAgtccatttaattttctttacatattttgattattattatcttaGTACGTAAAAGCCTTTTTGAAATCATTGGAACCATCATGGATATATTTCGATTCCCTGACTTTCATGGCTACGTACtattataaatacatacacacaaatgaaatgtgtatatatatggattCAAGTAGCAAAACTTAGGAATATAATCGAGTCGAGTGGAGTTTGGATAGTGACAAGTTTAATCTATAGTTCAGCTTGAAATTTAGGATTAATTGAATTTGATCAAACATCAATTTTAGAGTTCGATTTCAACTCGAGACATAATTCAACTATTCGAGCTCAAGCTCAATTAAGTTTGTTCATACTTAAAGTTTTTCTTTATGTAATAAGGGTAAAAATGTACATAAActcaatatattaaaatgaaaagctcGATTAAGCTCATAACCTGTTTAAGTTTAGTATGATAATTACCAAATCGAAATCAagtttttttcttcaaagtgTCTCATTTACATTCCCAGCAAAACCCTTTGATTGTTTTATTTACTTTGGCTTGTGACAATTAATTAAGTTTGCCCAATTATTCTATCTAGAGGTGTTTTGATCTGATCGGTCGAATTTTTTCAATCCGCTTTGATCAAACTTGCACCATCCTGTCTcgaaaaaaatagcaaaatttccttacattaattttataacaaattatatatattttaattaattttttaaaacatttataacatattattaTCATGACACATTAACTACTTTTCGTTGATTTTAGTTAGATagttttatatgattaaataaaaaataaaatcctaattttgatatgatttgcCCCTTATCATCCCTAATTCTATCTTTAAAACTAATACAAAATTACAAGCAAAAAACTATGTTGAAAATGCACATCGATGTCACAAAATTGtaatcatatatacatataaatgcatgcatgcatgaagCTATTTTAGGAATATATAAAACATCTTTATCTATCAATATTTCAAGAGTACTAACATATAGGGACAAACATGATGATGTCTCAAATGTAAAGTGAAACTGCTACATCTTTTGTAGCTACTGTGATGTCTTAAATAATCCATCTTTAGTAACAAAAACCCTACCATCTATATtctatatcaataattataaacaaatccaaacatttaattaaactttcctatatacaaatattttaaaagaaaaaaacccaacaaaaattcaaaattttttaattaaatttgattttgggaaacccaaatattatataatatataattaatgagGCATAAAAAGAGAGAGGAGGAAAATGagacaaattttgaaattaaataagagTGGGGCCTCTATTCTACAGCTTCATTTACTTCCCAATCTGAAACATATCATTTATTAGCACACACGAAATATATGACCTTTACATTACTCCACTTTTCTCTCTCTATAATatcatattcaaaaaaaaaattatataatatggTTTTATCATAGATAAttgactttattttataaaaaaattgattaggTATGTCACATGATTTGGATAGTTAGCAAGGAATGTATGTTAATGCagttgaatttaattgtactgTTGTTATTTAAATCCATcgattataatatttatgacaTTATTATGTACGATAAGGGGTGGGTTTATAAAATATGGTATCCCACGGTTGAGATTGATTGGAGGGACAACAACGGGTCCCATTTGGCCCTTCACATATCTTCATTTAGATTTCCATTTCGTTTACCTTTAATGTCATGTCCCTATCTCCAACATCAACACTAAAACCTAGAGATGGCAACGGTTCAGCCCCGGACGGTTTTTTCCCACTTTAATTCCTcccttttaaattaaattttcccTCTTCAACTCGATCTGTAGTTaaataaatctctaatttatgatttttatcttttattaaaataaatatattttgaattttagttaaattattgttGATGAAATAGAAATTACGCACCTTTTagcattaacaaaaaaatttaaaacaacaattgAGTGTGTTAGGTATATATACactttcaataaattttaaactattattttatttttcttttttaatttaataaaccattttaattaaattcacgttagctttattttaatattaaaatcaaaggCTTtcatgagtaaaaatcataatttagggcttatttaactataaaatagtATAAGGGCTTGTGTGAACCAAAGTGTAATTGCTTAAGGGTGTTTTTAGTATATTAGCCAAgctaatatcatatattttaaactgaTATATATTATGCATAAGGCTATTTTGATAATTGTCTCGGGACATGATAGCGTTAGCAAAAAAGACGTTGTTAAGACCAAAAATAACACAACACAAGAAGATGATTACACAGTTTACCTAGGCAAGTCtcttaaatatataaacattgatTTCGAAAATTGCTTACAAAAGAAGAtctaatacaattttaataaaatactaataccATAAGagtaatacaatataataataacataagtaaATAAGGACTTTATGGTAGCTCATCAGGAGAACCACGATCCAATCCAAAGTCCTTTATCCAAAggattattttggaaaattttgatccaAACCAATTACCAAATATTTGTCTTCCCAAGCAGGATGATCATCCATAATGGGTTAAATATTCACCATATAATCAACATAACGCAAATGTAAAGTTCAATAAATTGCCAACACCTAAATATATATAGTACTAAATtgtcaatttcatattttcaacagatagatttttttttctaaacctaATTTCGACATAATCCAACTAATTGAAGAATTAGACCCGCCTCGaaacctaatatttttaaaaaaagaatcaaacccTATCGCATTTGATTAGATCAGAACCAATCGAGTCCAGATTCTTTCGTCATTGCTACTAAAGTCCTTACGAACTCCatgagaagagaaaaaagaagaacatgatttaattatgttctCAAGTCCTATTTcctttacatatttaaaatttagtgtcTTTACTTTTAatctctttataatttttatttaataaacaatgCCCGATTGATAACActattaaacaacttttgcgAAACTGAACATTGTGGCATTTAGAAAAGAATTGCTCTCGTACACTTTAGAAGCCAAATAAGTAAATACAATTGTTGAATGGTAAGATTTCCAATATTGAATCTATAAGTgtaaggtttttcaaccttgCTTCAGATAAGCATAAAGGTCAATAATTGACCATTTGagcaaatttatttattttttggtttacgTTAATAATGCCTTATAATTGCGAACGAGACATTGATATTGCGGACAAAGGCAGAGGCAGAGGCAGAGGACTTGGGTCCTTTCGATTTCATTATACACAGTTGTTGTGTGTGGATCTCCAGTCTCACCATGCGTTGTTGCTATGTCTAAGTTTTAGTTTGGTGAGATGGTTTTCTCCGGATTACTCTCATTCTTAATTAggttgtttgaattttgtattagtttgattaaatgttatagtTGCTTAGACAtgtatttgtaattatattgtGCTCGtcattatattatgattattgcattgtatttgCACTTGTAAACTCTAAAAATAAACGGTGCCATGTAATCAAATTTAACGGAATTCCTTGGAtggtttttcaattattaaatgaaaagagtataagaactaaaatcTTGAggttaaaaatagagaaattaaattttaaatgtataaagaGTATagagattgaaaataaaattagacaaaaaaatttatttgtcaaTTGTCACTTTTagacataattatattttaaaaagtaatgttGTAAAAAATATGGATATGTTTATGATATTTCAAGAGTAAAGTGAATAGCATTTTAGTGATAAAGAAGTTACATCAAAATtttgcttttcaaaaaaattcaaaatttaatatatatatatatatatatatatatatataaaatgagttaattgtACCAAGCATCCTCAAATTatgacttttattttaaattgattttaaattttaaaatgtactaattacattctcaatttattaatgttataccaatcaaatcattcaattattaaaaccaTCAAGTTAACTGTTAAACGACACATCAAATATTATatagtataatttaaaaaaagtaaatgttaccgcataacttttaaaagtaaaaactaaaactaaaataaaaccg harbors:
- the LOC105765470 gene encoding transcription factor SPEECHLESS, yielding MDDNLCEFSDEPEFVGEDDLFSIFESLDGLIDFPVPFTPLEEMTTATTAAAVGVGGGSAQKSTPLMESETEETSPKTKRQKLGSLEETMNTDGPQRMSHITVERNRRKQMNEHLSVLRSLMPCFYVKRGDQASIIGGVVDYINELQQVLQALEAKKQRKVYSEVLSPRVVLSPRPSPLSPRKPPLSPRLNLPISPRTPQPGSPYKPRLQKGYLSPTMAASTSLEPSPTSSTSSVDNNNELVANSKSHVADVEVKFSGPNLVLKTVSPRIPGQALKIISALEELSLEILNVDIKTVDETMLNSFTIKIGIECQLSAEELAQQIQQTFGHC